From a region of the Pseudanabaena sp. ABRG5-3 genome:
- the rsmD gene encoding 16S rRNA (guanine(966)-N(2))-methyltransferase RsmD, whose product MSIRIKGDRAIKTPTGLSTRPTPSKVRAAVFNILQNHINGANWLDICAGSGAMGAEALVRGANQVVGIELSTIACRIVNENWQKIAKSNQTFQVIKGDAVKVLPKLQPKSFDLVYFDPPYQSDLYQPVLHTLSPLLAEDAIVIAECDRLRPLPDVIGDLVCSDRRQYGQTSLVFYRLT is encoded by the coding sequence GTGTCTATTCGCATTAAAGGCGATCGCGCGATCAAAACACCAACGGGATTATCCACGCGCCCAACGCCAAGTAAAGTGAGGGCGGCGGTTTTTAATATTCTCCAAAACCATATTAATGGTGCAAATTGGCTAGATATTTGTGCTGGTTCAGGGGCTATGGGCGCGGAGGCTCTAGTCCGTGGTGCTAATCAGGTTGTGGGGATTGAACTATCGACGATCGCTTGTCGAATTGTGAATGAAAATTGGCAAAAAATTGCGAAATCTAATCAAACTTTTCAAGTGATTAAAGGGGATGCTGTTAAGGTTTTGCCAAAACTACAGCCTAAATCTTTTGACCTAGTTTATTTTGATCCGCCCTACCAAAGCGATTTATATCAACCTGTACTCCACACTTTGTCACCATTGCTTGCTGAGGATGCGATTGTGATCGCTGAATGCGATCGCTTACGTCCGCTTCCTGATGTGATTGGCGATTTAGTTTGTAGCGATCGTCGCCAATATGGACAAACTTCTTTGGTCTTTTATCGATTGACGTAG
- a CDS encoding potassium channel family protein has translation MLPKSSLNYQQLQPIVLQRELLQYQRTLVTNIGILVGLVVVGTLGYHILEGWSWFDALYMTIITLATIGYGETNPLHTEGRIFTLALIVMGVISISYIAAQFTTAIANGHIYNIFQARRQKRIMESLDKHYIVCGFGRTGRQVTAEFAAEGEISFVVIDSDPMAIDQAEQAGYPALQGDAALDNTLLLAGIERAICIVAALPSDAENLYTVLSAKTLNPEIRAIARASTEESMKKLRRGGADEVISPYITGGKRMAAVALRPQVMDFVDGIIAGSNRSFYIEEYRIDEPSYVGMSLKKASLRSQTGALVLAIRRADGDVIAGPDGNTEILQGDVLISMGTPEQLRALNQILSPLHHKQNILRLPRTK, from the coding sequence ATGCTTCCTAAAAGTTCGCTTAACTACCAACAGTTACAACCAATTGTTTTACAGCGTGAGTTATTACAATATCAGCGTACTTTAGTTACTAATATTGGGATTTTAGTTGGACTAGTAGTAGTTGGCACATTGGGCTATCACATACTCGAAGGTTGGAGCTGGTTTGATGCCCTCTACATGACGATCATTACCCTTGCAACCATTGGTTATGGAGAAACTAATCCCCTCCATACTGAAGGACGAATATTTACCCTTGCTTTAATCGTTATGGGGGTAATCAGTATTAGCTACATTGCGGCTCAGTTTACAACCGCGATCGCCAATGGTCATATCTATAATATTTTTCAGGCAAGGCGGCAGAAAAGAATCATGGAATCATTAGACAAACATTACATAGTTTGTGGCTTTGGACGAACGGGGCGACAGGTCACAGCCGAATTTGCAGCTGAGGGGGAAATTTCATTTGTAGTCATTGATAGCGACCCTATGGCGATCGATCAGGCTGAGCAAGCAGGCTATCCAGCGCTACAAGGCGATGCTGCTCTCGATAACACTTTATTGCTAGCAGGAATTGAACGCGCTATTTGCATTGTGGCAGCTTTACCATCGGATGCTGAAAATCTCTATACCGTGTTATCGGCAAAAACCTTAAACCCTGAGATCAGAGCGATCGCAAGGGCAAGTACCGAAGAGTCCATGAAAAAGCTACGCCGTGGTGGGGCAGATGAAGTAATTTCTCCCTATATTACAGGCGGTAAACGTATGGCAGCAGTAGCTTTACGCCCACAGGTAATGGATTTTGTAGATGGAATTATTGCAGGGTCAAATCGCTCATTTTATATTGAGGAATATCGCATTGATGAACCTAGTTATGTGGGTATGTCCCTAAAGAAAGCTAGCTTGCGATCGCAAACAGGGGCATTGGTCTTAGCAATTCGTCGTGCCGATGGGGATGTCATCGCAGGTCCAGATGGTAACACTGAAATTTTACAAGGTGATGTACTAATTTCAATGGGAACCCCTGAACAACTCCGAGCGCTCAATCAGATTCTCAGCCCTCTCCACCACAAGCAAAATATTCTCAGGTTGCCACGCACTAAATAG
- a CDS encoding DedA family protein, with product MQEWITNTMNSLGYLGIGLLMFLENLFPPIPSELIMPLAGYTATLPNSQIQVLPAIAVGVIGTIVGAIPWYYAGLLLGQQRLQLLAERYGKWIGISSEDIGKSVRWFKKHGAKAVFLGRLVPGIRTLISIPAGISKMSIIPFFFYSTIGTIGWVSLLTYAGYFLGKNYALVEKYIDVISKIVVVGLLVAITSFIGYRLYKRSRP from the coding sequence ATGCAGGAATGGATTACAAACACAATGAATTCCCTAGGCTATCTAGGGATTGGACTACTGATGTTTTTAGAAAATCTATTTCCGCCAATTCCCTCAGAGTTGATTATGCCCCTTGCGGGCTATACTGCGACTTTGCCGAATAGCCAAATTCAAGTCCTTCCTGCGATCGCCGTAGGCGTAATTGGTACGATCGTAGGGGCAATCCCTTGGTACTATGCTGGCTTGCTGTTGGGGCAACAGCGTTTGCAACTTTTGGCAGAGCGCTACGGTAAGTGGATTGGTATTTCTAGTGAAGACATCGGAAAATCAGTACGATGGTTTAAAAAACATGGCGCAAAAGCAGTTTTTCTAGGTCGCCTTGTCCCTGGAATTCGGACATTGATTTCGATTCCCGCAGGGATCAGCAAAATGTCAATTATTCCCTTCTTTTTCTATTCGACTATTGGCACAATTGGCTGGGTATCTCTACTAACCTATGCAGGTTACTTTTTAGGAAAAAATTATGCATTAGTCGAAAAATACATAGACGTAATTAGCAAGATAGTTGTTGTTGGTCTTCTAGTTGCGATCACCTCATTTATTGGCTATCGGCTATATAAGCGATCGCGTCCATAA
- the infA gene encoding translation initiation factor IF-1 translates to MSKEDAIEMEGTVTESLPNAMFRVALDNGFNVLAHISGKIRRNYIKILPGDRVKVELTPYDLTKGRITYRLKNQGGGKK, encoded by the coding sequence TTGTCAAAAGAAGATGCTATTGAAATGGAAGGGACGGTAACTGAGTCACTTCCTAATGCTATGTTTCGAGTTGCCCTCGATAATGGCTTTAATGTACTTGCTCATATTTCGGGTAAGATTCGTCGGAACTACATTAAGATTTTGCCAGGCGATCGCGTTAAGGTGGAGCTAACACCCTATGACCTCACTAAAGGACGCATTACTTACCGCCTCAAGAATCAAGGCGGCGGCAAAAAATAG
- the murI gene encoding glutamate racemase, with the protein MVLQQEARFPIGVFDSGVGGLTVLQEVHRQLPNESVVYFGDTARLPYGKRSPAEIIEYVYEILHWMQSERVKMAIMACNTSSALALDIVRKDFDIPILGLILPGARAAVGKGKRIGVIATTATVKSEAYVRAICESDPQAQVFQVDCPEFVPLIESDRIQDPYTMQVAKQYLQPLIEANIDTLVLGCTHYPHLSGVFRQILPSHVALVNPASYVVRAAAQELDLMGLKCLDNRCGRAETRFFVSGEPDRFAQVSRRWLGKLPLVEKVALSPVELLS; encoded by the coding sequence ATGGTTTTGCAGCAGGAAGCTCGGTTCCCTATTGGTGTTTTTGATAGCGGGGTTGGGGGACTTACGGTTTTACAAGAAGTTCATCGCCAACTGCCTAATGAGTCAGTGGTTTATTTTGGTGATACAGCGAGATTGCCTTACGGAAAGCGATCGCCTGCAGAAATTATTGAATATGTCTATGAGATTTTGCACTGGATGCAGTCTGAGCGAGTCAAGATGGCAATCATGGCTTGCAATACGAGTTCGGCATTAGCCCTAGATATTGTTAGGAAAGATTTTGATATTCCTATCTTGGGGCTAATTTTGCCAGGGGCAAGAGCGGCTGTAGGCAAGGGTAAAAGGATTGGCGTAATTGCGACGACGGCAACTGTGAAGAGTGAAGCCTATGTCAGGGCGATTTGTGAGAGCGATCCCCAAGCACAGGTATTTCAAGTGGACTGCCCAGAGTTTGTCCCTTTGATTGAATCTGATCGCATCCAAGATCCATACACAATGCAAGTTGCAAAGCAGTATTTACAGCCATTGATTGAGGCAAATATTGATACGTTGGTTTTGGGTTGCACACATTATCCACACTTATCTGGGGTCTTCCGCCAAATTTTGCCTTCCCATGTGGCTTTGGTAAATCCTGCATCCTATGTGGTGAGGGCAGCAGCACAGGAGTTAGATTTGATGGGCTTAAAATGTCTAGACAATCGTTGTGGACGTGCCGAAACTCGCTTTTTTGTGAGTGGTGAACCCGATCGTTTTGCTCAAGTATCGCGCCGATGGTTAGGAAAGTTGCCTTTAGTGGAAAAAGTTGCCTTATCTCCTGTAGAATTGCTGTCTTAA
- the secY gene encoding preprotein translocase subunit SecY translates to MVVSKGKTPTAQETFLQMAQAAGLRGRLLVTVGVLILVRLGIYLPLPGVDRLRFTEIVRNNAVVNFLDIFSGGGLSLLGIFALGILPFINASIIMQLMTSALPTLENLQKNEGEAGRRKISQYTRYVAFVWAIIQSWGLGVWVQNSGVLSEVSSNWLTIGDGRVIFSSFIFQTTVALAAGSMFVMWAGELITEKGVGNGASLLIFISIVANLPKSLGDTISLAQKDSSRVGGVILLLVIFLIMIIGIVFVQEGTRRIPIISARRQVGRKLYREQASYLPLRLNQGGVMPIIFASSVMILPAYLSQSINNEVFVSIATWISPSGAGHIPVYMLLILGFSFFYSTLVLNPIELSQNLKKMGSSIPTVRPGKATSDYISGVLNRLTLLGSIFLCGIAIIPSALEKATGVSTFSGIGATSLLILVGVAIETSKQIQTYVISQRYEGMVKQ, encoded by the coding sequence ATGGTTGTCAGCAAAGGCAAAACTCCGACAGCCCAAGAAACTTTTTTACAAATGGCTCAAGCCGCAGGATTGCGGGGACGTTTGTTAGTTACTGTGGGCGTTTTGATATTAGTTAGACTAGGCATTTATTTACCATTACCAGGAGTCGATCGCCTAAGATTTACGGAAATCGTTAGAAATAACGCGGTAGTCAATTTCTTAGATATTTTCTCAGGTGGTGGCTTGTCACTACTTGGTATTTTCGCCCTTGGCATTTTGCCATTTATTAATGCGTCAATCATCATGCAGTTAATGACTTCAGCACTACCAACCTTAGAAAATCTTCAAAAAAACGAAGGTGAAGCTGGTAGAAGAAAGATTTCTCAATACACTCGCTATGTGGCTTTTGTCTGGGCAATCATTCAAAGTTGGGGTTTAGGAGTCTGGGTACAAAACTCAGGGGTACTATCAGAGGTAAGCTCCAATTGGCTCACGATTGGTGATGGTAGGGTAATTTTCTCTAGCTTTATTTTTCAGACAACTGTTGCTCTAGCGGCAGGTTCTATGTTTGTGATGTGGGCGGGTGAGCTAATTACTGAGAAAGGCGTTGGTAACGGCGCATCCTTACTCATCTTTATTAGTATTGTCGCTAACTTACCAAAGTCCTTGGGGGATACGATCTCTCTTGCTCAAAAAGATAGTTCGCGAGTTGGCGGAGTGATCTTATTGCTAGTGATCTTCTTGATTATGATCATTGGCATTGTATTTGTGCAAGAAGGAACAAGGCGAATTCCGATTATTTCGGCACGTCGTCAAGTGGGTCGCAAACTCTATCGGGAACAAGCTTCTTATTTACCCTTACGCCTAAACCAAGGTGGGGTGATGCCTATCATCTTTGCTTCATCGGTGATGATCTTGCCTGCCTATTTAAGTCAAAGTATTAATAACGAAGTATTTGTATCGATCGCCACTTGGATTTCTCCTAGCGGTGCGGGTCACATTCCCGTGTATATGCTACTAATTTTGGGCTTTAGCTTCTTCTATTCGACACTTGTGTTGAATCCGATTGAGTTGTCGCAAAACCTCAAGAAAATGGGTAGCAGTATTCCGACAGTACGTCCAGGTAAAGCAACTTCTGATTACATTAGTGGTGTTTTAAACAGATTGACCCTACTCGGTTCGATATTCCTATGTGGAATTGCCATTATTCCTAGTGCCTTGGAAAAAGCAACTGGTGTATCTACCTTTAGTGGTATTGGTGCAACTTCTTTACTTATTTTGGTTGGTGTGGCGATCGAAACTTCAAAACAAATTCAAACATATGTAATTTCTCAACGTTATGAAGGTATGGTTAAACAATAA
- the rplO gene encoding 50S ribosomal protein L15, with protein MRIDDLQPQEGSQHRKRRIGRGIAAGQGASGGFGMRGQKSRSGRPTRPGFEGGQIPLYRRVPKLKHFTIVNPKHFTIVNLDQLSGLPKGTVVTLESLMDAGIITQNDGVLRVLGRGEISVALTVRAHSITASAKAKIEAAGGTVEVTA; from the coding sequence ATGAGAATTGACGATCTTCAGCCTCAAGAAGGCTCACAGCATCGCAAACGTCGGATTGGACGTGGTATTGCCGCAGGGCAAGGTGCTAGCGGTGGATTTGGTATGCGTGGTCAAAAGTCTCGTTCAGGTCGCCCCACCAGACCTGGATTTGAAGGTGGTCAAATCCCCCTTTACAGACGAGTACCCAAACTTAAGCACTTCACAATTGTAAATCCTAAGCATTTTACAATTGTAAATCTTGATCAATTAAGTGGATTACCTAAAGGTACTGTCGTAACTCTTGAGTCCTTAATGGATGCAGGAATTATTACTCAAAATGATGGTGTACTGCGCGTATTAGGAAGAGGAGAAATTAGTGTAGCGCTAACTGTTCGCGCTCATTCAATTACTGCCTCTGCTAAGGCAAAAATTGAAGCGGCTGGCGGCACTGTAGAAGTTACAGCCTAA
- a CDS encoding N-acetylmuramoyl-L-alanine amidase family protein yields the protein MNQLNQHYKRSLCCLMCLLGSNLLYVQETKAKDALDKSLQKSSLQAQILSSGQTLKLSNIQVNSDGLSFKDGIPQLNISRSINAKRNILGLQIKEDTRQSPDFSAPINLDGVRPLTVVHFQKPTEIAKLGFDLDNPQTKTWQSSFDTAQGVLMMQPMTGSSSEANNITKNPSIASLPISIPTTIDGLSFNGYGQLVIQASRAITYRSTLDLTNNIYSVTVPATRISAQLRRPILGANSPIEQIRLNQVGESVVISIKTISGWQIRETPRTNAQEIALQLVSVVPVNTSVPRIPRSQPQLIYGNNTGRQLVVIDPGHGGPDVGATRNGIYEKDIVLLISKQLGRILQQMGYAVVYTRTEDIDLDLEPRVQIAEKSRASVFVSVHVNSLDANSSQVSGIETYHAPGASLGKNLAELVHEQILASTGANDRGVRSARFYVIRNTSMPAILVETGYITNPSEAARLVNPSYQERMAEAIARGVDQFLKSYRR from the coding sequence TTGAACCAACTGAACCAACATTACAAGCGATCGCTATGTTGCTTGATGTGCTTATTGGGTAGTAACCTTCTGTATGTGCAGGAAACCAAGGCAAAGGATGCTCTTGATAAATCACTACAGAAGAGTTCTCTACAAGCACAGATATTATCTAGTGGACAGACGCTGAAACTAAGTAATATCCAAGTTAATTCTGATGGGTTGTCATTTAAGGATGGTATCCCTCAGCTCAACATTTCACGGTCAATTAATGCAAAACGAAATATTCTGGGCTTACAGATAAAAGAAGACACACGACAGTCTCCTGACTTTTCAGCGCCTATAAATCTTGATGGCGTAAGACCTCTGACAGTAGTGCATTTTCAAAAACCAACTGAGATCGCAAAATTGGGTTTTGATCTTGACAATCCCCAAACAAAGACTTGGCAAAGCTCCTTTGATACAGCTCAGGGAGTATTGATGATGCAACCTATGACAGGCTCGTCATCAGAAGCTAATAACATAACTAAAAATCCATCAATAGCATCATTGCCGATCAGTATCCCAACAACAATTGATGGTTTGTCTTTTAATGGGTATGGACAATTAGTAATTCAAGCCAGTCGAGCAATTACTTACCGTAGCACCTTGGACTTGACTAATAATATTTATAGCGTCACTGTTCCCGCTACAAGGATTTCAGCACAACTGCGTCGTCCAATATTAGGAGCCAATAGTCCAATTGAGCAGATTCGGCTTAATCAAGTTGGTGAATCTGTTGTAATTAGTATTAAAACGATTTCAGGTTGGCAAATAAGAGAAACTCCTAGAACTAATGCTCAGGAGATCGCTTTGCAACTAGTAAGTGTTGTGCCAGTTAATACGAGTGTTCCTAGAATCCCTCGCTCTCAACCACAACTAATCTATGGCAATAATACTGGTCGGCAATTGGTTGTAATTGATCCAGGACATGGCGGGCCCGATGTTGGTGCTACTCGCAATGGTATATACGAAAAAGATATTGTGCTATTGATTAGTAAGCAGCTAGGCAGAATATTGCAGCAAATGGGATACGCAGTGGTCTATACTCGCACCGAAGATATCGATCTAGATTTGGAGCCAAGAGTTCAGATCGCAGAGAAGTCTAGAGCAAGCGTATTTGTTAGTGTGCATGTGAATTCGCTTGATGCAAATTCATCTCAAGTCAGTGGCATTGAAACTTATCATGCTCCAGGTGCGTCTCTAGGAAAGAATCTTGCAGAATTGGTACATGAGCAAATTCTTGCTAGTACAGGTGCAAATGACCGTGGTGTGAGGTCAGCTAGATTTTATGTAATTCGCAATACTTCGATGCCTGCCATTCTTGTGGAGACTGGGTATATTACCAATCCATCGGAAGCAGCAAGATTGGTGAATCCTTCTTATCAAGAGCGGATGGCTGAGGCGATCGCGAGAGGGGTCGATCAATTCTTAAAATCCTATCGAAGATAG
- a CDS encoding DALR anticodon-binding domain-containing protein, whose protein sequence is MKFISPSLNIQTEISNSIDLVFQTSLDPSEIPINICYPKYDAHYTSPIALAISNQLGIDALSIAEAIVKECSQTQNPKIASQWQIKVFGKGWLNICLSEQYMLSNIKILEDLIIEGIEYFQGFWVKSHIAMNDSKLPEPIQQYAYARCCALIRLAYRENLIPYEYQSEIINSSITTNQRFTDPHEISLYMRNLAIVEFLDLDNKISLVPNTPKFRSKLSRSLATSFLEFYDQCRIFGVNREIAFKRLSLIRITQKLMLAIAPSEINYSMYL, encoded by the coding sequence GTGAAATTTATCTCTCCCTCCCTAAATATCCAAACCGAGATCTCTAATAGTATTGATTTAGTATTCCAAACTTCCCTTGACCCTAGCGAAATCCCAATCAATATTTGCTATCCCAAATATGATGCCCATTACACATCTCCCATTGCCTTAGCAATCTCTAATCAATTGGGCATCGATGCCTTGTCCATTGCCGAAGCGATCGTCAAAGAATGTTCGCAAACGCAAAATCCCAAAATAGCATCGCAATGGCAGATCAAAGTCTTTGGCAAAGGTTGGCTAAATATTTGCTTAAGTGAGCAATATATGTTGTCAAATATAAAAATTCTGGAAGATTTGATAATCGAAGGCATTGAATATTTTCAGGGGTTCTGGGTCAAGAGCCATATAGCAATGAATGACTCAAAACTTCCTGAACCAATACAGCAATATGCCTATGCCCGTTGCTGCGCCTTAATCAGATTGGCATATAGAGAAAATTTGATTCCTTATGAATATCAATCAGAAATTATTAATAGTTCTATAACTACAAATCAAAGATTCACAGACCCCCATGAGATTAGTTTATATATGCGGAATCTCGCGATCGTTGAATTTCTAGATTTAGACAATAAAATTTCCCTTGTACCAAATACTCCCAAATTTCGTTCTAAATTATCGCGATCGCTAGCAACATCCTTTTTAGAATTTTATGATCAATGCCGAATTTTTGGAGTCAATCGCGAAATAGCCTTCAAACGATTATCCCTAATCAGAATTACACAAAAACTAATGCTAGCAATTGCCCCATCTGAAATTAATTACTCCATGTATTTATAG
- the rpsE gene encoding 30S ribosomal protein S5, translated as MAKNRESRPGGGRDSGGGDSGDNRDEKRKGKRDSKKNDRARTEKESEWQERVVQIRRVTKVVKGGKKLSFRAIVVVGNEKGQVGVGVGKAADVINAVKKGVADARKHAIDVPLTKANSIPHPTNGIGGGAKVIIRPASPGTGVIAGGAVRTVLELAGVKNILAKQLGSSSPLNNARAAINALSTLRTFGEVARSRGITLEQLFN; from the coding sequence ATGGCTAAGAATAGAGAATCAAGACCAGGTGGTGGTCGCGACAGTGGCGGCGGCGACAGTGGCGATAACCGCGATGAAAAACGTAAAGGTAAGCGTGATAGTAAGAAAAATGATCGCGCCCGTACCGAAAAAGAATCTGAATGGCAAGAACGTGTTGTTCAAATCCGTCGTGTAACTAAGGTAGTTAAAGGCGGTAAAAAACTCAGCTTCCGTGCGATCGTGGTCGTCGGCAATGAGAAAGGACAAGTTGGCGTTGGTGTTGGCAAGGCTGCTGATGTTATCAATGCAGTTAAAAAAGGTGTCGCCGATGCTAGAAAGCACGCGATCGACGTACCTTTGACCAAAGCTAACTCCATTCCTCATCCTACCAATGGTATTGGCGGTGGTGCAAAAGTGATCATCCGTCCTGCATCTCCAGGTACTGGGGTAATCGCTGGTGGAGCAGTAAGAACTGTCCTCGAACTTGCTGGAGTCAAAAATATTTTGGCAAAGCAATTAGGTTCCAGCAGCCCCTTGAACAATGCCCGCGCAGCAATTAACGCACTTTCAACATTGCGTACCTTTGGTGAAGTTGCCAGATCGCGTGGTATTACGCTTGAGCAGTTATTTAACTAA
- a CDS encoding adenylate kinase — protein MPRVILMGPPGAGKGTQGEILATEWQVPKIAPGDIFRAEIKQGTELGLKVKAYSDSGRLVPDAVVIEVIESRLRQPDTQSGWILDGFPRTVAQAEALDVLLAELNQPYDSVINLDVPDQFLIDRLKARAIDQGRADDTEDVIKNRLEEYNAKTRPLLEFYGHKVKQIDGTPSMPEVTETIKHFLA, from the coding sequence ATGCCTAGAGTGATTTTGATGGGTCCCCCTGGGGCTGGTAAGGGTACACAAGGCGAAATTTTGGCTACTGAATGGCAAGTACCCAAAATTGCACCTGGTGATATTTTTCGAGCTGAAATTAAGCAAGGTACAGAGTTAGGTCTAAAGGTTAAGGCCTATAGTGACTCTGGGAGACTAGTTCCTGATGCTGTAGTAATTGAAGTGATCGAGTCGCGATTGAGACAACCTGATACTCAATCTGGTTGGATTCTCGACGGATTTCCACGCACAGTTGCCCAAGCTGAAGCCTTAGATGTTTTACTAGCAGAATTGAATCAGCCCTACGATTCCGTGATTAATCTTGATGTACCAGATCAGTTTTTGATCGATCGCCTCAAAGCAAGGGCAATTGATCAAGGACGTGCTGATGACACTGAAGATGTAATCAAGAATCGATTGGAGGAATACAATGCCAAAACAAGACCTCTGCTAGAATTTTATGGTCATAAGGTTAAGCAAATTGATGGCACACCGTCGATGCCAGAAGTAACTGAAACAATCAAACACTTCCTTGCATAG
- a CDS encoding inorganic diphosphatase yields the protein MDLSLIPPQPKAGILNVLIEIPAGSKNKYEFDKDLNAFALDRVLYSSVQYPYDYGFVPNTLADDGDPLDGMVIMDQPTFPGCVIPARPIGMLIMIDGGDRDEKILCVPAKDPRYADVKSLADIAPHRLDEIAEFFRSYKNLEKKVTEIRGWEGVEAVQALVTKSIEAALPKS from the coding sequence ATGGATTTATCTCTTATCCCACCACAACCTAAAGCAGGCATCCTCAATGTCTTGATCGAAATTCCCGCAGGTAGCAAAAACAAGTATGAATTTGACAAAGACCTCAATGCCTTTGCTTTAGACCGTGTCCTATATTCCTCTGTCCAATATCCCTACGACTACGGCTTTGTTCCTAATACCCTTGCCGATGATGGCGACCCGCTTGACGGCATGGTGATCATGGATCAACCCACATTCCCCGGTTGTGTTATTCCAGCCCGTCCTATCGGAATGCTAATCATGATCGATGGCGGCGATCGCGACGAAAAAATTCTCTGTGTCCCTGCTAAAGATCCCCGCTATGCCGATGTGAAATCTCTCGCTGACATCGCCCCTCACCGTCTTGACGAAATTGCTGAATTTTTCCGATCCTACAAAAATCTAGAAAAGAAAGTTACCGAAATTAGAGGTTGGGAGGGTGTAGAAGCAGTTCAAGCTCTTGTAACTAAGTCTATCGAAGCTGCTTTACCTAAATCTTAA
- the queA gene encoding tRNA preQ1(34) S-adenosylmethionine ribosyltransferase-isomerase QueA, with protein MTSLPVTELEPDYTLSAYDYELPSDRIAQDPVTPRDTSRLLVIGQNRELQHHHFYDLPKFLEAGDLLVFNNTKVIPARMYGHKISGVPVEILLMEPIGHDRWLALVKPGKRLPIGSTIIFAENVKATVEGIETTTRARELQFHISDGADLDKIIDQLGKIPLPPYVTDSHTESDRYQTIYAEVSGAIAAPTAGLHFTDQLFEKLQDKGIDKAFVTLHVGIGTFRPVETEDITQHVMHNEWCEVSEETISKIKETKMRGGRVIGVGSTVARSLESSNFKALKGKTNLMIYPGYEWKVLDGMVTNFHLPKSTLLMMVSSFLGKDGREFLMSVYQEAIAKEYRFYSFGDAMLIFK; from the coding sequence ATGACTTCATTGCCCGTAACCGAACTTGAGCCTGACTATACGTTAAGTGCATATGACTATGAGTTACCTAGCGATCGCATTGCTCAAGATCCAGTTACACCGAGGGATACGTCGCGATTGTTGGTAATTGGTCAAAATCGCGAATTACAGCATCATCACTTTTATGATCTGCCCAAGTTCTTGGAGGCTGGTGACTTATTAGTTTTTAATAACACCAAGGTTATTCCTGCCCGAATGTATGGGCATAAAATATCGGGCGTTCCTGTAGAAATTTTGTTGATGGAGCCAATTGGTCATGATCGCTGGCTAGCGTTGGTTAAACCTGGTAAGCGTTTACCAATTGGTAGCACGATTATATTTGCTGAGAATGTCAAGGCAACTGTTGAAGGGATTGAGACAACAACAAGGGCAAGGGAGTTACAATTTCATATCTCTGATGGTGCTGATCTAGACAAGATTATTGATCAGCTAGGTAAGATTCCTTTGCCTCCCTATGTCACGGATTCTCATACGGAGTCTGACCGTTATCAAACTATCTATGCAGAGGTGTCAGGGGCGATCGCAGCACCAACTGCGGGCTTACATTTTACAGATCAGTTATTTGAGAAATTACAGGATAAAGGCATTGACAAAGCTTTTGTAACTTTGCACGTGGGGATTGGTACATTTCGCCCTGTAGAGACTGAGGATATTACGCAACATGTGATGCATAACGAGTGGTGTGAAGTGTCTGAGGAGACTATATCTAAAATCAAAGAAACTAAAATGCGTGGTGGGCGTGTGATCGGTGTGGGTAGTACGGTGGCTCGCTCTCTAGAAAGTTCAAACTTTAAAGCATTGAAGGGGAAAACTAATTTGATGATTTACCCCGGGTATGAGTGGAAAGTATTAGATGGAATGGTGACTAATTTTCATTTACCGAAGTCAACTTTATTGATGATGGTGTCTTCATTTTTGGGTAAGGATGGGCGCGAATTTTTAATGTCGGTATATCAAGAAGCGATCGCCAAGGAGTATCGGTTTTATTCTTTTGGTGATGCTATGTTGATATTCAAATGA